CGTGATTCCCGACGCACCTGCCCCCGAAGCTGAGTGGTTCCAGACACCCACCCTGCGGGGGCAACACATTTTTCTGGAAGGATTGAATGAGTCGCACGCCGCTGACATGTGCGCTGGGGCCAACGCGGAGACGGTGCGGCTGCTGGCGCGGGGCGGGCCTTCGGCTGCCACGCCTGAGGCCTGGGCCGAGTACATCGGGCGGCTCAATGCCCTGCCGAACCGGATCAATTTCGCGGTGTGCCTGCGGAGCAGCGGTCTATGCGTGGGCCGCATCAGTTACAGCGAGATCAAGTGGGCAGACCGCTGGGTGGAAATTGGAACCATGCTGCTGCCTGCCGCGCAGGGCACCGCTGTCAATCCGGAGGCCAAACTGCTGCTGATGGCCCGCGCTTTTGAGGTGCTGGGCGCGGGCCGCGTTCATTTCAAGGTGGATGCCCGCAATGCCCGCAGCCTGCGCGCCATGCACAAGCTGGGCGCGGTGCAGGAAGGCACCCTGCGGCAGTATCAGGTGGTGTCCGGCGGCTATGCCCGCGACAGCGTGATGTTCAGTGTGCTGCGCGGCGAATGGCCCGCCGTCAGGGCCGGGCTGGAAGCCCGCCTCGCTGCCCTGGGCTAGTTCCCCCATCTCCTGGGGTCCTCATCTGGCTGAGAGCAGCCTTAACGATTGCCAGAGACCAACCTGTTAGCCTCGTGGACATCATGTCCCTGCCGCGCCCTGTCCTCGTGTCTACCCTCGCCCTGACCCTGCTGGGGACTTCCGCCTCCGCCCTGATCGTGCCGATGAGCGGCTGGGTGCCGGTGGAAGGCGACGCCAGCGTCTGGACCGACTCCAGCGGAGCCTGCCTGATGCGCGAGGAGCGGACGGGCCAGGCGTTTCCGGCCCTGGCCTCGCAGCCCGAGGCGCTGGCCTTTGCCGCCAAGCTGCGTGTACAGCTGAGTAAAACGATGGGGCCGGTGGTGATCCAGCCCGTGGACCGCGCTGGGTTCTGGGCGGTGCTGGCCGCCTACGATTACAAGCAGGGCGGCGCGACGTACAAGGTCTCTCAGCTGTACCTCAACGACGCGGGTCTGCTGCGCACCGTCACCGGCAGCAGCGCCGAGGGCGAGAAGGGCGCGTGTGTAAATGCCATGCGGGAATTCATCCGTTATCTCGCCAACTGAGGGGTCAGCAAAGCGCTTCGGGACCCAAGTGTCTTGGCACCGCAAGGCAGGTCTGGAAGTCCGGCCCGACAGCGTTCGCGTGCTACCCTCGCCAATTGATGTGTGACCCCCGCTTGCTCTTCCCGCCCGCCTTTAGCGCCATTCCGAGGACCCGGCTGTGATGGTTGTCGCCGCGCTGCTGTCCCTGCTGCTGGTGTGGCTGTTCATCCGGACCAGCAAGGCGCGGGGGTGGGGGCAGCCGGTCCGCAAGGAGGGGCCGCAGACGCACCTGATCAAAGAGGGCACACCCACGGCAGGCGGCGTGCCCTTCGTCCTGGCGCTGGCGCTGGTGTTCTTCCCGCTGTACTTCACCGGGTATGCGGGCGGACCGCGTGAGTTGCTAATCATGCTGACCGCACTGGGCATGGGCCTGATCGGCGGGGCCGACGATTTTTTAAAGGTGCGTTCGCGTATGCGGGGCAGCGGCAAGAAGGAACTGATCGCCCGCGAGAAGATGCCCCTGCAATTGCTGGTGGGGCTGCTGTTCGGGTGGTTTGCTGCGCCGCTGGCCGCACACGAACTGGTGCCAGGCTTCGGGCAGATCGGGGACACCATCCTGCTGACCCTGGTCATGATCGGCAGCGTGAATGCCTTTAATTTCACCGACGGTCTCGATGGTCTGCTGGGCGGTGTGGCGATCATCGTGCTGCTGCCCCTGTTGGCGCTTTCGCCCGTCTCCGCGCTGCTGGTGGCTGTGATTCTGGGCTTCCTGTGGTTCAACGCGCACCCGGCCCGTGTGTTCATGGGCGACATGGGTAGTCACGCCATCGGGGCCATCGCGGCGGGCGCATACGTGCTGTACGCCGACGTGTGGCTGCTGCCGATCGCCGCCATCATTCCTGTGGTGGCCGTGCTGAGCGTGGTTATTCAGGTGCTGTCGTTCCGCACCCGCAAGAAGCGCGTCTTCAAAATGAGCCCCATTCAGCACCATTTCGAGCTGAGCGGCTGGCCAGAAACCCACGTCACCCTGCGTTTCTGGGTGGTCACGGCAGTGGCGACGGCAGCGGTCTGGTGGATTCTGGGCGGCAGACCATAGTGGCCGGTTCCCTGCCCCTTCAGCTGTCTGTTTCGTGATTGCCCCCCTTGCCTCCCTGCTGGCGCGCCGCGCCCATCTGTCTGCCCAGGGGACCACGTTTTACCGGGGCGTTCATACCACCGAGACCCAGGGGCAGTTCGCGCTGGACCTCGCCGGGGCCATCGGAGTGCTGAGTCTGTACGCCGACCTCTCGCCGCAGGAGGAGATGGAACTGGCCGGAGCATGTGCCGGGGCGGCGGAGCTGGTGGGTCTGTACCTCAAGCGCCGTCCACCCGAGGCGCGGCACGCGGCGAACGTGGCCCGCGAGTGGCTCTCACCGCCCGATCCCGTCTGGGGTGAGGCACGCGGTGAAGTCACGGTGCTGGAAAACGGGGTGCCCTTCGTGATCCGTCCCGGGTCGGACCTGAGTCTGGGGCTGTTCGCGGATGCCCGTCCGGCGCGGCAGTGGGTCAGGCAGCACCCACCGGCGCGGGTGCTGAACACGTTTGCCTACACCTGCGGCTTCGGCCTGAATGCGGTGCTGGGCGGCGCGGCCACGGTCAAGAACGTGGACCTGTCGCGCAAGGTGCTGGCCTGGGGTCAGGAGAACTACGCGCTGAGCGGGTTGGCTGCCCCGGACAGCGATTTCCTGTACGGCGATGTGTTCGACTGGTTCCGGCGGCTGTCGCGGCGAGGCGACATCTTTGATCTGGTCATTCTGGACCCACCCAGTTTCGCGCGCGGCAAGGCCGGAATCTGGCGCGCGGAGCGGGACTACGCCCGGCTGACGGCCATGGCGGCGGCGGTAACCGCACCGGGCGGTCAGGTGCTTACGTTGCTGAATCACGCCGGCGTGTCTGCGGCCCACTTTGAGCGGATGGTGCGGCTGGGCCTGCAGGAGGCTGGGCGGCAGAAGCAAGACGCTGTGCGGCTGGACGCGGGCGAGGATTTTCCAGGAGCCACGCACCTGAAAGCCGTGGTCTGGTGGCTGGATTAGGGATTCAGGATTCTTCGGACAGCCCGAAGGGAGCGATCTCGCCGCCCGCGAAACTGCAGGTCAGATCGCCCAGGTTGATGTCGGCGCTCATCGCCCCGTAGACCGTGAAACGGACGACCTCGCCAGCCTCCACGCGCCGCAGCACGTCCGGCGTGACCCAGCCGCTGACCGTGATTTCGCCGTAGGTCATGCTGAAGAATTCGGTGGCTTCGGGCGGACTGGACATGCTTCAAGGATAGGGCAGTCCGGGCGATTGTGGGCCGCATGCTGAACTGTCCACCAACCCCACCTCTCCTGCTCCCACTTGTGCGCCGCCTCACTTCGTTTTGTAAAGCGGCGGGTATGCTGGAGGCATGACGCAATCTGCCCCCTCCGAAAGCCAGGCCGAGAAGCAAGTGCTGGTTCCCCTGACCACGCCCGAAGAAGTCGATCAGTTCCTGACGGACTATCCGCTGGCCGCTGTGTTCAAGGCCGGCACCTGCCACAAGACCATGCAGGGCTTCGGCGTGCTGGAAACCTTCCTGCAGGATCACGAGCTGCCGGTGGGCTTTATCCGCGTGGTGGACTGGCGCCCCGCCAGCAACCATGTCGCGCAGTTGACCGGCATCGTTCACCACAGCCCGCAGCTGATGATCTTCAAGGACGGTCAGGTGCAGTTCGAGGTCAACAACTGGGACATCACTCCCGAGGCGCTGGAGCCAGTGTTCGCACAGGTGCCTGCCCGCAGCGCCCCGGCGGGCGTGCAGACCGACGACAACATCGAGCCGTACCGTCGCCTGATGCGCGATTTCGTGGACGGCAAGATCAGTGACTGGGCCTTTCAGGACCAGTACGTGACCATGTTCCGCGATGACGCCAGCCTCCGCAGCCAGCGCGAATTCGAGCTGCTCTCACGCCTGTTCGGCGATCCCGACGCCTACCACGGCGGCCTGCACCAGCTCGGCCAGCCGCAGGAGCGCGGGAACCTGAAGGACCGGGTTCAGCAACTCCTGACTGAGTTGGGCTAAGTAGCCTCATTACACTAAAAAGAGCGCCGGGATACTCTTGGCGCTCTTTTCTGTTCCCCGTTTACTTGACGCTGAGACGCACGTCCACGTTGCCGCGCGTGGCAGCGCTGTAGGGGCAGACCTCGTGGGCCGCCTTCATCAGGTTCATGGCCTGCTGCTCGTCTAGGCCGGGAAAGTGGCCCTGAAGTTCCACATCTAGGGCGAAGGTCCCGCTGTCCCTGCTCAGGCCGACGAGGGCGGTGATGGTCTGATCGCCGCTCAGCTCGATCTTATCGCGACGCGCCACCACGCCCAGCGCCCCCTGGAAGCACGCCGCGTAACCTGCGGCGAACAGTTGTTCGGGGTTGGTGCCGGGTCCATCGTCGCCGCCCATGCCCCTGGGCACGCTCAGGTTCAGGTCGATGCGTCCATCGTCGCTCTTGGTGTGCCCGGCGCGTCCGCCGGTGGCCGTGGCCTTTGCGGTGTAGAGGTTGCTCATGGGCTCAGCATGTCACAGGCTGGGCAAGGCCAGGGAAAACCCGTCTGGACGTGACGGGAAGAGGCGGTCAGCCTCCGGTCTGACTTGCGGTGGGAAGACAGCAGGGACAACCCGCTCTACGAATGCAGTGTCAGCCAGAGTGTCTTGAACCTCAATTGTTGGCCGCCGGAACAGTGTCCCTTTCGCCTTCAGAACCCGGGTTGCGATAAGTATCACGCTGGCGATGATGGCGCTCACAGTCACAGAGATGTAGTTGTTCCTCGGTTGACTCTTCTGAATTGGAGAGCCGCTGGGGTCTGATGGCTCTCCTCACTGTCGGCAGCCGCCTGAAGCGCCGAATGATCAGTGACTTTCTGAATGCCTGTAAGCGGGAAGTAAGAGGGGATGAGGTGTCATGGTCTTGTTTTCCGTCTCTTCATCTCTTCTCATCGCCCGCCTCTGCTGCTTCCCCCGGAACCTGCCAATGACTGAATCCCCTGCCATGCCGCTGCCCACCACCCCGCCTCCTTTGCCGCTGGACCGCATGATCTACGCAGACCTCTGCACGGACCACTATCCCTGGACCGAGATCATGGTGGACCTTGAGGCCCGCCAGGCTGCGGGATTTAGCGGTGTACTGGACGCTGTTCAGGGCGAGCGCTGGGCACGCTTCGTGTGGGCGCGCGGGCAGTGTCTGGGCGGCTTTACCAGCGGCGGGCAGGCGGTGGGCTGGGCCCAGGCCCACGGCGGCCTGCCGCGCGCTCGCGTGCGTCTAGGCGAGTGTTCTCCCCCAGTCAGCGCGGTGATCTGGACCAGCCGCGCGGCGCGGGCGGGCCAACTCCCGGGGCGCTGGCCGGAGACGCACCTGATCCTGAAGCACGAACAGTTCTACGGCCTGCTGGTCTCGGAGGAACTGTGCAGCGTGTGGGAATCGGGGCAGGTGCTGGCCGGGCACCTGCCAGACAGCGGGGCATTGTGCGTAGCTTATTCGCCCAATACACCGGAAAACCGCGAGCGCCTGCTGCGGTTCTGGCGCGATCTGCTGGCGGCGGTGCACAACAACGTCGCGCTGGATGAGGTCTGGCAGCAGACCTGCGTGCGCCTGAGCGCCGAGTATCCCTGTCTAGACCCGTTCGTGCGCGACGTCACCCTGCGCGGCGGCGTTCTGAACGTCGATCCTGGCGTGGCGGTCGGTGAATTCCGTCCGGCCTTGCAGACGGCCCTGCGCACCGTCCTGCTGGGCCTGGGCGTTGGCCTGGACAACCTGGCGCTGGGCGATCTACCCAACCGTCCGGAATGGGCCGCCGCCGGCCTGGGCGGCCCGGTGGCAGGGGCCGCGCCGCTGCGCCGTCCGGTGGGCCGATGAACGGGCTGGTGTGGCCGGAGGGACTGAGGGCTGAGATGGCCCTGCCCTTCGCGCTGTGGCGGACGCTAGACCTGATCGATGGCAAGCGCGGCGCCGCAGATGTGGCGCGTCTGGCTGGCCTGAGCGCTCCCGAACTGCGCCGTCAGCTGCGCGAGGCCGAGCAGTGGGTGGAGCGTGCCCAGGACCATCAGCGCCCGGTAACGGACGAGGCGACCCGGACGATTACTGCCTGTCTGCTTCAGGTTGTCGGTCCGGTGGCCGAGCTGATGGTTGACGAGACGCTGGAAGATCTGGGCGGGGCAGCCACCCTAAACGCGCTGCTGGCTGGCCTGGCCGCCGAGCTGACCCCGGAGCAGATGGGCCGCTTTGCCCAGCACCTGCGCGCACGGGGCCTGGCATGAGCATGGAGATTGGCACAGGTACGGGTGCTGGCACGAATACCGGGCGGGACGTGGGGCCGTGCCAGCGCCATGAACAGCGGCGGCACGCTGGAGTTCAGGGCAGCGAACGAGGGGAAGGGGGAAGACCATGAAATACACCGTGACCATCCAGCAGCCCGTTCAGGAAGAGCGGCGGCGCGGCCTGGAACAACAACTTACCGAGCGGTTCAACCTCAGCGCCGAACAGGCCGCGCGGCTGGCGAGCCGGCGGACCGGGCGCCTGATGAAACCCACCAGCCGCAGCCGCGCCGAACTGTTGCTTGACGTGTTCCAGCTGATGGGCGCGGCAGTGGCCCTGGAGGAAGTGCCCGAAGAAACCCGCATGATGCAGGAACCGTTCCAGGGCGTGGCCCCGTCTGCCAGCGCGTCTCCCTTCGGGCGTAGCGAGCCGCAGGACGAGGCGTTCCTCGCCCCGTTGCTGCCTGCCCCCGCCTGGCCCGGCACGCCGGAGGCGAGCACCGATCACGCCATACCCGCTCCTTTTACTTCTGATCCCCTGTCCGTCACTGCCTTCGGGGCGGCCCCTGGCGCCTTTTCAGGTGGCGGGGCGGTTGTTGCCATCCCCACGGCCGCCGTGCCAGCCGTGGCGCCTGGTGATCCGTTTGCCAGCCCGTCGACTGACGTCTGGTCCGACTTCACCGGTTCGCTGACCCTGACCGACGCTGTGTCTGCTGAGACAGTCAGCAGCGGGGCAGATCAGCCGGTGCCCACGGCGGTGGTGCCGGTGGTTATTCCGGCAGTGGCCGCAGAGGCTGGCCCCAGCACGCCGCGTCGCAGCCTGACGCGTCTGCTCACGCTCAATACCATGGCCCCGCTGGCGCTGTCGAGCGTCGTTGCTCTGGGCCTGCTGGCTGTGACCTTGCCCGCCGTGCAGCGTCAGGTCGCGCAAGCTCAGGCCCAGACGCTGGCCGTTGCCGTGGCAGCCGGCATGGGCAGCTCAGCGCAGCTGAGTGTCCAGCAAGTCAACGCCCAGCTTGGCGCGGTGGTTGCTGCGCCGGGCGTGGCATTCGTGCGTGCGGAGTTGCCCAGCGGGCAGACCACATTGCGCGCCCAGGACGCCGGCGTGGGCCAGCAGACGAAGGAACTGTTGGCCTGGCTGGGCAGCCATCCAAGCGGGGGCACCCTGAAACTGGGTGGCAGCCAGTATGTGGTTGCCCAGGCCGTCTTCCGTAAAACCGCTGCTGGAAAAATAGAGGTGGTTCCAGCAGGGGCGGCCGCGGAGGCCGGAGCGCTGCGCCGGGTGGCGGTAGGTGTACCGGGGCGTCAGGCTGGAGCTGTTCTGAACACGGCTCTACTGCTGGTGCTGCTCGCCGCCGTGCTGGGCCTGTTCCTGGCCTCCTTGCTCACCCGGCGCTCAGCCCGGCAGATCACCGATCCCATCGACCGTCTAGTCAAGGCGGCAGACGCCATCAGCATGGGCGATCTGTCGCGTCCGGTGCACTCTGATCACAACGACGAAATCGGCGATCTGGCCCAGGCCCTGGAGCGCATGCGCCAGAGTCTGGAGGCCGCCATGGACCGCTTGCGCCGCCGCCGTAAGGGCTAAGACCGAGACAGAACTCCTGACCGTCTCCTCTAGGCCTTCTTGCTTCCCCACTACGGTGCGTGAGGCGGGAAGGCCCTCCTCGTCAGCTCACGCCCAGGACGAAAAGCGCGGCCACGCCGTTCAAATGCCTGCGGGCTCGGCAGTAGCGGACGCGTGTGCCCGTGAGGTCACCTGTGCCTTCCCACCCGCCTACGGCCCTTCAGAATAGATCCGACTGGGGTAGTAATACTTTTGCAGGGCCAGTTTGCCCAGCGCCACCAGCGGCACGGCCAGCAGCGCGCCCACGAAGCCCAGCAGCGACACGCCCACCAGAATGGCGACCAGGACCGTGATTGGGTGCAGATCGGTGGTACGGCTCAGGATGTACGGGCTGAGAAAATTGCCCTCGATCTGGTTGGCGATGATGAATACGGCAATTACCAGAATGACGGTCAGCAGCACGTTGGGCATGGTCAGGGCCAGCAGGATGGCGGGCGTGGCCCCGATGATCGGCCCCAGATACGGCACGATGTTGAAGGCCCCGGCGATAAAGCCGATGGCGGCGGCGCTGGGCACGCCGATCAGGGTCAGCCCCAGCCACACGAACACGCCGATAAACAGCGCGATCAATAATTGTCCGCGGACATAGCCCCCCACCGCCGTGCCAAGCAGACCGCTGATCTCCAGGGCGCGTGGCTGCCACGGGCGCGGGAAGATGCCCAGCAGCGTGGCATTGACCCGGCTGTAATCGGCCATCAGGTAGATGCTGAGCAGCAAGATCAGCACGACCTGTCCAACCACGCCGCCGATCTGAACAACACTGTTGAACAGCGTGCCGGTGGAATTCAGGGCGTTCCTCAGCAGGGGCACCAGATTGTCGCCGATGTTCTGAACGTAGCCCTGTGCCGCCGTGATGATCTGCTCGCGGGCGTTGGTCAGGCCGCCCACACCCCGTTCGGTCAGCCAGGCTGTCATGCGGTCCAGAATGTCTCCCAGCGTGCCGATCTGTTCTGGCAGCTTGTTGAACAGCATGATCAGCTGCCCCGAGACCGTGACCAGCAGCAGACCCACCAGGGCGAACAACCCGAAAAACAGCAGCACCACGAAGAACACGCCCAGCCCGCGCTTGACCCGCCCGCGCTGCAGCCAGTTGAGCAATGGATTGGCCAGGTAGGCGATCAGGAACGCCACCAGAAAATCCACGATCACGGTATGGATTTCTCCGGCCAGCCGGTACGCCAGATAGCCCACCAGCAGGAAGACGGCGGCCCGCACCCAGGGGTTGCGCCACAGGAACTGGAAAGCGTTCGGACCTGGGGCCTGGGGCGGTGAGCCGACAGGCCTGGCCGGAGCGCCGGTCACTGTGGGGGGGGGCGTGTCCTGGACCGATACGCGCGTCGTCAGGACCGACGGCTCGCTTCCGGGCCGACGGGGGTCTGGCCGGGCCGGGCCGGAGGGATCAGGGGGAAGTCCATTGGCATTCACTGCCGCTTACTGTACGTCACCGGATCGTGGGTGCACGTCGCTGATCCCTCCGGCACAGGTGTTGCCTCTTTCACGGCTGCAGCCGGACTTTTCCTGTGGCGCCACTCGCCATGAACGCTGGGCCGTGTGTCTGCTCTCTCTACAAGTTGCATGGTGCCTCTCCTCATCCCAGCGGCGCGCACAGGCGGCAAGCTGGGAAACGGCCATGCCCGCTCTCGGCGATCCCCCCAACTACAGCACGCCCAGGACACTCGGGCTGGCGCTGACCAGCATTCTTGGCTCGCTGGCGCACTTTACCCTGGGGGCGCTGGACTACGAACACGTCAGCCGCTATCTGGGCCTTGCCGTGATGCTGCTGGCGGGCTTGCTGCTGGTCTACGGCATTCTGACCCTGATCCGTTACGCGGAGGCGGTTACTTCCATGCAGGATCCGCACGCGCGCACACCCATGTACAACACACCTCATGAGGATCTGACCTATCGCGTGGGTGTCGGCCTCAATGCCCTGGCGGCAGGTTCGGCGCTGGCCTGGGCTATTGGTGGCGAGCTGCCGCTATGGCATCTGGCAGCGGGCGTTTTAAATATGTATTCAGTGTATCTGGCGTGGTTGACCCGTCCGGTGGGGGAGGGCTGAGGGTTCATGACCTTGGTCAGACAGAGCCATCGCGACGGCTGAACGGTCTCCGTTTCCTTCACGCCAGCCCCTATCACGTTCCGGTGCAGGTGCGTCGCTTAAAATGAAGACATTATGAAGTCTGTCACCCGGACCCGCTCTGCTCTCCGTGCGGCCTTCTGTTTGCCTTGGGCAGGAGTCTGTTGCTCATGACTGAGGACGGCGCAACGGGCGCGCTGCCTGAGTTCCGCTCCGACGCGGCGGAGAACGTTGACGATCTGACCGGACTGCCGATGCGGCAGGCTTTTTTTCAGCAGCTTGAGGCATTGTGCGCGCGGGGCCGGGGCAGCTTGCTGTTGTGCGATCTGGACTATCTCAAGCTGCTCAACGACACCCTGGGGCACCCGGCGGGAGACGCGGCGCTCACGGACGTGGCCGGCTCCCTGCGGGACCGACTTCACCCCGGCTGGCAGGCCTACCGGCTGGGTGGGGACGAGTTCGCGGTGCTGGCCCCGGTGGACGCGGCCCGATTGGGGGGGTGGGCCACAGCGGCGATGGCTGCGCTGGCTGCCCGGCCCGGCCACCCTTTACGGCTCAGCGGCGGTCTGGCTGGGGTCACGCCTGAGAGCACGCCTCAGTGCCTGCTGGCCGGCGCGGACCGGCGGCTGTACGCGGCCAAACGGCGGGGACGGGGCCGCCTGGTGGACGATGATGAAGACTCTGCCCAGACGGGCCAACACCACCGACTGTTGGAGCGTGATGAGGCGCTGGGGCAGCTGACCACATACTTGCAGGCTGCGCTGAGCGATTCGCACGATGCGGCGGCGGTGGAGGTTCGCAGCGGCCCCGGCGGTGGCCTCAGTGCCTTTCTCCAGGTGGCCGACCGGGCTGCCCAGCTGCTGGGCTACCGGACGCTGCACATACAGGGCAACCGCAGTCGCCGGCTCAGGCAGTACGGCGCATGGTCGACGGCCACCCTTGATGGCCACCCGGTGAACGGTCCTGCGGCGAGCAGTTTGGGCCCCGCTGACCTGGCCGTCGGCGAGGACAAGCCGTGGCAGCTGCCGGAGACGCTGCCCCCTTCGGATCGGCCGCTGGCGCTGCTGCTGGACCGGGCCGAAGATTTTGATCCCCATACCCTGGAGGCCATCGGGCCGCTGCGGGCGGCTGCCCGGATTTGCGTGCTGGGCCGCGTCTTACCGCCCCGTGGGCCGCTCGCCACGGCCGGTGATGACCCGGTCTGCCCGGCCATTGAACTGCGGCCGCTGTCGGAGGGCGCGGTGGGGATGGTGGGTGGGCTGCTGTGCGGCGCGCCGCTGGCCGGGCCAGTGCAGACCTGGCTGGCCCACCGCTCCAGGGGTGTGCCCGCCGAGATCGGGCGCTGGCTGGGCGCGCTCCTGCTGGAAGCCCGGCTGCGCCACGAGGACCCGCTGCGGCTGGTCGAGGGGGAGTTGGAGCGGGCTGGATTGGACCGCGCTTCTCTAGCACGCGCTGGGGCGGGGGACACCGAATCAGACGGTGCCGCAGCAGAGGGCGACTGGCAGTGGAGTGCGGCGCGTCACCTGACCCGGCCCCCTTCTTATAACCGCCCCTACCTGTGGGGCCACTGCGGGCTGTTCCAGAAGGCGGCGTATGCCCTGCAGCGTGGCGCAGTCGTCGTGCTGACGGGACCAGCCGGAAGGGGCCGTACCCGGCTGGCAGAGCAGCTGCTGATGGAAGCAGGCCGAGACGTTCCAGGTGGGGCGTGGGCAGTCTCCCTGGCTGGAATAGGCCGCACCGAGGAACTGCTGAGCCGGCTGGCCCAGACCCTGCTGGGGCAACCGGCGGACCTGGGCGGTCTGGAAAGTGTGGGGCGAGTGCTGGCCCGGCAACCCGTCCTGCTATTGCTGGACGATCTGCCCCCGGGCGTGGGCAGCGCCGCCCTGGAGCGCCTGCTCAGTTTCGCGCCCGATACCCGTGTGATCGTCACTGCGCCGCATCCACTGGGCCTGCGCGGTGAGCAGGTGCTGGCGCTGCCACTGCTGGAGCCGGAAGTGGTGCGCGGGGCGCTGCACGCATGTGCCCCCACACTGGCAGTGGGTCTGGTGGGACGCGGAGCCGAGTGGGTCCGGGGAGACCCAGCACGCCTGCAGGACGCATTGCGGCTCCTGACCATCGACCCGTCCGGCGGGCTGCTTGAGGGCCTGCTCTCCCGCCCGGCGCCGCGCTCCGGGTGGGCGGGTGGCTTGCCACTGGGTGCGGTGGAACGTAACGCCCTTGCGGCCCTGAGGCTGTTCGGCGACCTGTTCAGTCTGCCGTGGGCGCAGTCGGTCACCGGGGCCTCGCCATTGATGTTGGCGGGCCTGTCTCAACACGGGTATCTGGTGTCCGTGGGACAGGGGCTGTACCGTCTGGCCGGAGGGCTGGACCAGAACGTGTGGGACACGGATCACCCGGACGCCGCCCCTCTATCGCCTGCGATGCGGCCGGC
This genomic interval from Deinococcus humi contains the following:
- a CDS encoding diguanylate cyclase domain-containing protein, with protein sequence MTEDGATGALPEFRSDAAENVDDLTGLPMRQAFFQQLEALCARGRGSLLLCDLDYLKLLNDTLGHPAGDAALTDVAGSLRDRLHPGWQAYRLGGDEFAVLAPVDAARLGGWATAAMAALAARPGHPLRLSGGLAGVTPESTPQCLLAGADRRLYAAKRRGRGRLVDDDEDSAQTGQHHRLLERDEALGQLTTYLQAALSDSHDAAAVEVRSGPGGGLSAFLQVADRAAQLLGYRTLHIQGNRSRRLRQYGAWSTATLDGHPVNGPAASSLGPADLAVGEDKPWQLPETLPPSDRPLALLLDRAEDFDPHTLEAIGPLRAAARICVLGRVLPPRGPLATAGDDPVCPAIELRPLSEGAVGMVGGLLCGAPLAGPVQTWLAHRSRGVPAEIGRWLGALLLEARLRHEDPLRLVEGELERAGLDRASLARAGAGDTESDGAAAEGDWQWSAARHLTRPPSYNRPYLWGHCGLFQKAAYALQRGAVVVLTGPAGRGRTRLAEQLLMEAGRDVPGGAWAVSLAGIGRTEELLSRLAQTLLGQPADLGGLESVGRVLARQPVLLLLDDLPPGVGSAALERLLSFAPDTRVIVTAPHPLGLRGEQVLALPLLEPEVVRGALHACAPTLAVGLVGRGAEWVRGDPARLQDALRLLTIDPSGGLLEGLLSRPAPRSGWAGGLPLGAVERNALAALRLFGDLFSLPWAQSVTGASPLMLAGLSQHGYLVSVGQGLYRLAGGLDQNVWDTDHPDAAPLSPAMRPARRRALTALDRALTRLGPVQHCEWLTQLDTVYVPLRSLLTGLLRRGVPETGPEPALVNAVVALNAYRISRTYFLDARADLELVLRSTVHAPAPSEPRSARLAPSQLAEVRLALARVLQHLGEYARASELTAAVQDDLRLAARQHAGALLVRGRILHRRSEYAAALEAYGQAEVLLKRSRVARRAPELLALALGGQARSLIYLDRLPQARSLNTRGLAMLGMTHGPLTRALLLNTAALIDMEDRRLEAAEAGLRSALRLHEEHGDREGQILNRMGLTWVRLLRREGEDSVRLGRELLREAQDAAQVWEIANILLNLGHAEHLCGRVEMARAHYLEAGELVDDHDAPSLHAELLGGLAACAHAQGDHAEARRLLSRALGHPGANAEVRRFFAPLQSVLEQDHPPARNGGVALDSVVV